A window of Kribbella sp. NBC_00382 genomic DNA:
ACCGACGTCGTGCCGCTGGCCGGTGACGTCACCGACGCCGAGCACCGGGCCGACCTGGTCGATGCCGTCGGTGAACTCGGCCGGCTCGACCTGCTGGTCAACAACGCGAGCTACCTCGGCGCGAGTCCGCTGCAGCGGTTCGCCGGTACCGATCTCGACGAGCTGCGGCGCGTCTACGACGTCGATGTGATCGCGCCGATCGCGTTGAGCCAGGCGCTGCTGCCGGATCTGGCTGCGTCCGCCGGGATCGTGATCAACATCAGCTCTGACGCCGCGGTGGAGGCATACGAGGGGTGGGGCGGCTACGGGTCGGCCAAGGCGGCGCTGGATCACGCGAGTGCTGTACTCGCTGCGGAGCAGCCGGGGCTGGCTGTGTACGCGGTGGATCCGGGTGACCTTCGGACGGCGATGCACCAGGCGGCCTTTCCCGGGGAAGACATTTCTGATCGGGCCGAGCCTGCGAGCGTCGTACCGGCGTTTCTGCAGTTGCTGGACAGTCGACCGGCCAGCGGTCGCTACCGCGCGGCCGAATTCGCGCCGGCGGTCACGTCGTGAGAGTCCATCCACAGACCAGGTTCACGCTGCCCGACGAGCTGAACGCGGTCGAACCACCGGAGGCACGCGGGCTGGCCAGGGACCAGGTGAAGCTGTTGGTCGCGGAGGGGTCGACCGTCACGCACACGAGGTTCGATCGGATCGGCGAGCACCTGCGGCCCGGCGATCTGTTGCTGGTCAACACCTCGGGGACGCTGGGCGCCGCAGTGGACGGTACTTGGATCACTGGCTCGGGTGTCGCTCCTGTGGTCGTGCACTTCTCAACTGAGCTCGACGACGGCAACTGGGTGGTCGAGCTGCGCAACGGCGGCCTGCCGATGTTCGGTGGTTCGGCAGGCGATCGGGTGGAGTTGCCGGAGGGAGTACTGACGCTGCTGGAGCCGTACGAGCCAAGCAGTCTGCGGTTGTGGAAGGCCAAGCCGCCGGTGGCAGACGTCGTCAACTACCTATGGAGGAACGGGCGGCCGATCACCTACAAGTACGTCGGCAAGCAGTGGCCGCTCGCGCTGTACCAGACGGTGTTCGCGAATCAGCCGGGCTCAGCGGAGATGCCTAGCGCGGGCAGGCCGTTCAGCTTCGAGCTGGTGAGTCAGCTGGCGGCTGCCGGCGTACTGATCGCTCCGATCCTGCTGCATTGCGGAGTGTCGTCGCTGGAGAGCCATGAGCTGCCACTGCCCGAGCGGTACGAGGTAACTGACCACACTGCGAACCTGGTGAATTGGGTGAAGGCCAACGGCAGCCGGGTGATCGCAGTCGGCACTACCGCGGTGCGCGCGATCGAGTCGGCGGCCCAGGCTGACCGTGTGGTCGCAGCGAAGGGCTGGACCGACCTGGTGCTCGGGCCTGACCATCCGGCGCGTGTTGTCGAT
This region includes:
- a CDS encoding SDR family NAD(P)-dependent oxidoreductase encodes the protein MTNQSLTRPVALITGASAGLGLALAHGLADRGWALIINARGADALKNAADVLAAKTDVVPLAGDVTDAEHRADLVDAVGELGRLDLLVNNASYLGASPLQRFAGTDLDELRRVYDVDVIAPIALSQALLPDLAASAGIVINISSDAAVEAYEGWGGYGSAKAALDHASAVLAAEQPGLAVYAVDPGDLRTAMHQAAFPGEDISDRAEPASVVPAFLQLLDSRPASGRYRAAEFAPAVTS
- a CDS encoding S-adenosylmethionine:tRNA ribosyltransferase-isomerase, producing MRVHPQTRFTLPDELNAVEPPEARGLARDQVKLLVAEGSTVTHTRFDRIGEHLRPGDLLLVNTSGTLGAAVDGTWITGSGVAPVVVHFSTELDDGNWVVELRNGGLPMFGGSAGDRVELPEGVLTLLEPYEPSSLRLWKAKPPVADVVNYLWRNGRPITYKYVGKQWPLALYQTVFANQPGSAEMPSAGRPFSFELVSQLAAAGVLIAPILLHCGVSSLESHELPLPERYEVTDHTANLVNWVKANGSRVIAVGTTAVRAIESAAQADRVVAAKGWTDLVLGPDHPARVVDGLITGMHAPEASHLLLLESVVGGDVVQRAYDAALEHSYLWHEFGDVSLLLRR